In the genome of Desulfofarcimen acetoxidans DSM 771, one region contains:
- a CDS encoding TfoX/Sxy family protein, with amino-acid sequence MANLEVLPNIGAVVEQQLNEVGITTYEQLKDTGSKQAWLKIKAIDPSACIHRLYALEGAIQGIKKNQLSADIKAELKQFYNSFK; translated from the coding sequence ATGGCAAACTTAGAGGTGCTACCCAATATTGGAGCGGTTGTTGAGCAGCAACTTAATGAAGTTGGGATTACAACCTATGAACAACTAAAGGATACGGGTAGTAAACAAGCTTGGCTCAAGATAAAAGCTATTGATCCTTCCGCTTGTATTCATCGCCTGTATGCATTGGAAGGAGCTATTCAGGGTATTAAGAAAAACCAACTTTCGGCAGACATAAAAGCAGAATTGAAACAATTTTATAACTCGTTCAAGTGA
- a CDS encoding NADH:flavin oxidoreductase — translation MSLAYPYPLLFQKFRLGPLNLSNRITMAPTFLAYANDNGTAGEMIIEHYKEMGASGAAMIVVENTSVDHATVGGIRILRSDEDRFIPELAKLSAAIKTGGALAACQINHQGRYSFVETPLAPSAFESPFCKNSREISEKEINTIIQKYAEAAVRVKKAGFDLVELHGGRGYLMMQFLSPYTNRRNDTYGGKLENRMRFPLEVVRAVKELVGDFPVGYRLTADEWIPGGFAIEEAVIFASELEKAGITYISVMTGSNESPVLNQEFQKLSAQDCYAATVSEQIKKAVNIPVIVAGRIVTPTLAEGLLQKDQTDLIGLARVLLCDPLWPRKAMEGREEEIVTCRNCYACYSYLTKGQPVICANWEKEKKNSRKLTKE, via the coding sequence ATGAGTTTAGCTTATCCTTATCCTTTACTTTTTCAAAAGTTCCGGTTAGGACCACTTAATCTGTCTAACCGAATTACCATGGCTCCCACTTTTCTTGCTTATGCAAATGATAATGGGACAGCCGGGGAAATGATAATTGAGCATTACAAAGAAATGGGGGCTAGCGGAGCGGCAATGATTGTGGTTGAAAATACCTCTGTTGATCATGCTACCGTTGGTGGTATAAGAATCTTGCGTTCTGATGAGGATCGATTTATTCCTGAATTAGCCAAATTGTCAGCAGCTATAAAAACAGGTGGCGCGTTAGCAGCCTGCCAGATTAACCACCAGGGACGCTACTCTTTTGTTGAAACGCCATTGGCTCCGTCAGCTTTTGAATCTCCTTTTTGCAAGAATTCACGAGAAATATCTGAAAAAGAAATAAATACTATAATCCAAAAATATGCCGAAGCTGCTGTGCGGGTAAAAAAGGCTGGTTTTGATCTTGTAGAATTACATGGTGGAAGAGGTTACTTAATGATGCAGTTTCTTTCTCCCTATACAAACCGTAGGAACGACACTTATGGTGGAAAATTAGAAAACAGAATGCGCTTTCCACTGGAAGTTGTTCGTGCAGTTAAGGAGCTTGTTGGTGATTTTCCTGTCGGTTATCGCCTGACGGCTGATGAATGGATACCGGGGGGCTTTGCAATAGAAGAGGCTGTGATATTTGCTTCGGAGCTGGAAAAGGCCGGGATTACCTATATTTCAGTTATGACGGGATCTAATGAATCACCGGTTTTAAACCAGGAGTTTCAAAAATTATCTGCACAAGACTGTTACGCTGCGACTGTTTCTGAACAGATTAAAAAAGCGGTTAACATACCGGTGATAGTAGCAGGGCGTATCGTTACACCAACACTTGCTGAAGGTTTGCTGCAAAAAGACCAAACAGACTTAATCGGGCTGGCCCGTGTTCTCCTTTGCGATCCCCTCTGGCCCAGAAAAGCTATGGAAGGACGAGAAGAGGAAATTGTAACCTGCCGTAACTGTTATGCCTGCTATAGCTATCTAACTAAAGGCCAACCGGTTATTTGTGCTAACTGGGAGAAAGAGAAGAAAAACTCACGTAAATTAACCAAGGAATAG
- a CDS encoding DUF2975 domain-containing protein: MNIKQGSTTFLKVVIFLIGIAVLALCIFWLPGLAIREPKTHPGDYSLYPLLGYAYGCCITFSVALYQAFKLLTYIEMNNAFSELSLKSLKVIKKCGLTTIFFIVLGIVTLKVIAKVTGDDPAGPISLSLMGILATSIITAIVDVLQKLLKNILDTKPEND; this comes from the coding sequence ATGAATATTAAACAAGGTTCAACCACTTTCTTAAAGGTAGTTATTTTTCTGATTGGAATTGCGGTGCTTGCTTTGTGTATCTTTTGGTTACCTGGGCTAGCCATTAGAGAACCAAAAACACATCCAGGGGACTACTCGCTATATCCTTTATTAGGATATGCGTATGGATGCTGTATTACGTTTTCTGTTGCATTGTATCAAGCTTTTAAACTATTAACCTATATTGAAATGAACAATGCTTTCTCAGAGTTATCACTTAAATCTTTGAAGGTCATAAAGAAATGTGGTTTAACAACTATCTTCTTCATTGTGTTAGGGATAGTAACCTTAAAGGTAATTGCTAAAGTCACAGGAGATGATCCAGCAGGTCCTATATCATTAAGTCTAATGGGTATTTTGGCAACAAGTATCATCACTGCTATTGTTGACGTGCTTCAAAAACTATTAAAAAATATTTTAGATACAAAACCAGAAAATGATTAA
- a CDS encoding electron transfer flavoprotein subunit beta/FixA family protein has translation MHIIVCVKQVPDATEVRIDPQSNTLDRSSVPAIINPYDSHAVEEAVRLKDKFGGKVTVISMGPLKAAEVIKRSIALGADEGYLLNDKMFAGSDTLATSYILYRGIQQVCSREPFDLIFCGKQAVDGDTAQVGPGIARRLSIPQLTYVQKILAVAPDSKDIKIKRKLNDGYEIVTSKLPCLLTVEKEINELSYSSLTNMLRGARYQPKILSAVDIEAEHAMLGLNGSPTSVIKIFAPSPRNQGEIFQGDERSVINGLIEKLHYRLMQ, from the coding sequence TTGCATATCATTGTTTGCGTTAAGCAAGTGCCCGATGCAACCGAAGTTAGAATTGACCCTCAATCAAACACTTTAGATCGCTCCAGTGTACCGGCTATTATAAACCCTTATGACAGTCATGCGGTAGAAGAAGCTGTTCGTTTAAAAGATAAATTCGGCGGTAAAGTAACAGTAATCTCAATGGGTCCGCTGAAAGCAGCAGAGGTTATAAAAAGAAGTATTGCTTTGGGTGCAGATGAAGGCTACTTATTAAATGATAAAATGTTTGCCGGTTCAGATACACTGGCCACAAGTTATATACTATACCGTGGCATTCAGCAGGTGTGCAGCAGAGAACCCTTTGACCTTATTTTTTGCGGTAAACAGGCTGTCGATGGTGATACTGCTCAGGTAGGACCGGGTATTGCCAGAAGACTGAGTATTCCTCAACTGACCTATGTGCAAAAAATTTTAGCAGTAGCTCCTGACTCGAAAGATATCAAAATTAAACGCAAATTGAATGACGGTTATGAGATAGTAACGTCTAAATTACCGTGTTTGCTTACGGTGGAGAAGGAAATTAATGAATTATCCTATTCTTCCCTTACTAACATGCTGCGGGGCGCCCGCTATCAACCGAAAATACTCAGTGCTGTGGATATAGAAGCAGAACATGCAATGTTGGGACTTAACGGTTCACCAACGTCCGTAATTAAAATTTTTGCCCCTTCCCCGCGAAATCAGGGAGAAATTTTTCAAGGTGATGAACGAAGCGTAATTAACGGGCTAATTGAAAAACTTCATTATAGGTTAATGCAGTAA
- a CDS encoding FAD-binding protein, which produces MTVNVSNTCIGCQACISACPHGALYIDDNGLCKVIAKNCIECGGCIGVCPVGAISLPQLPVGVNGKSDSLTAAAAKSPAALVESDKLSRFRGVWVFIEQREGQILPVSMELLGAGGKLAQKLDVELSGVLMGDQVCGLVDKVYEYGADRVFYIDHPSLHYYRTEPYMRVMVDLAEKYCPEVILIGATTVGRDLAGAVATELKTGLTADCTELDIDSGQRLLLATRPAFGGNIMATIVARRHRPQMATIRPKVMRMAAPVPNRKGVLVQPEIELDENKILTRVLEVIKEQGEKVNLQDAEIIVAGGRGLGDRTGFIEICFGLARAIDAQVGASRAAVEAGWVEQKYQIGQTGVTVAPKIYLALGISGAVQHLVGIKGSDIIIAVNTDPDAPIFQECTYGIVGDVFKIVPLLTEPLKELLAENKASLARQLMSQEGSSCAGKI; this is translated from the coding sequence GTGACGGTAAATGTTTCAAACACCTGTATTGGCTGCCAGGCGTGTATATCAGCCTGTCCTCATGGGGCGTTATATATAGATGATAACGGGCTGTGTAAAGTGATAGCTAAAAACTGTATAGAATGCGGCGGCTGTATCGGGGTTTGCCCGGTAGGAGCTATCAGTTTGCCGCAGTTACCTGTAGGTGTTAACGGAAAATCGGACAGTTTGACAGCGGCTGCAGCTAAATCTCCGGCAGCATTAGTTGAGTCAGATAAACTGTCCCGCTTTCGGGGAGTTTGGGTATTCATTGAGCAAAGAGAAGGACAGATCCTACCTGTTTCAATGGAACTGCTCGGAGCCGGGGGGAAATTAGCTCAAAAGCTTGATGTGGAACTGTCGGGTGTACTGATGGGAGATCAGGTTTGTGGTTTAGTGGACAAAGTATATGAATACGGAGCTGACAGGGTATTTTATATTGATCATCCCAGCCTGCACTATTACCGAACAGAACCTTATATGAGGGTAATGGTTGATTTGGCCGAGAAATATTGTCCGGAAGTAATATTAATAGGAGCTACTACTGTCGGTCGTGATTTAGCCGGGGCAGTGGCGACAGAATTGAAAACCGGTTTGACTGCAGATTGTACTGAACTTGATATTGATTCCGGGCAGCGCCTGTTATTAGCCACCCGGCCGGCATTTGGCGGAAATATTATGGCTACTATTGTGGCCAGGCGGCACCGGCCGCAAATGGCTACTATAAGGCCTAAAGTAATGCGCATGGCAGCACCTGTACCCAATCGTAAAGGAGTATTGGTGCAGCCGGAGATAGAATTGGATGAAAATAAAATTCTCACCAGAGTTTTGGAAGTGATTAAAGAACAGGGAGAAAAGGTCAACCTGCAGGATGCTGAGATAATTGTTGCCGGAGGCCGGGGTTTAGGGGACCGAACCGGTTTCATAGAGATTTGTTTTGGACTGGCCCGTGCTATTGACGCCCAGGTTGGAGCATCACGGGCAGCCGTTGAAGCAGGTTGGGTGGAACAGAAATATCAAATCGGACAAACGGGTGTTACTGTAGCACCTAAGATATATTTGGCCCTGGGGATTTCCGGGGCGGTTCAACACTTGGTTGGTATCAAGGGCTCTGACATCATAATTGCAGTTAATACCGATCCTGATGCTCCGATTTTTCAGGAATGCACCTATGGGATAGTTGGAGATGTATTTAAAATCGTTCCTCTTTTAACAGAGCCGCTCAAGGAATTATTGGCAGAAAATAAAGCCTCTTTAGCCAGGCAACTGATGAGTCAGGAGGGATCTAGCTGTGCCGGAAAAATTTGA
- a CDS encoding FAD-dependent oxidoreductase, which produces MPEKFDVIVVGAGVGGLSAAYKLAQEGLSVAVIERGDYPGAKNVMGGVFYRAMMDDLIPEFWREAPLQRPVVEQRFWLMDDQSVVTSGYKTQEWAREPYNCFTVFRGQFDQWFAGKCIEAGVLVINETVVEACIVENERVVGIRTGRPEGELYANVVVLADGVNSLLSKQLGFHAEWMPQQVALAVMEELQLPAGVIEERFNLDPGLGATIEIYGSATLGLVGTAFIYTNKEHISIGVGALLSQIREMKVRPYELLEALKKHPMVAPLVKGGKPVEYYAHLIPEGGYNSIPKLVGNGVVVVGDAAQLVNGIHREGSNLAMTSGRLAAEAIIQAHNTGEFTVRELSHYEDNLRNSFVIQDLKKYKNISHLLETNPRFLNEYIPATNMALHEMLTVDGVSKRKKQNLIIKHILKNSNLYALGKDIYKVWRAVK; this is translated from the coding sequence GTGCCGGAAAAATTTGATGTTATAGTTGTAGGTGCAGGTGTAGGAGGCCTTTCTGCTGCTTATAAATTGGCCCAAGAAGGTCTGTCTGTTGCAGTGATAGAAAGGGGTGACTACCCCGGAGCGAAAAATGTCATGGGGGGAGTTTTTTACCGGGCTATGATGGACGATCTGATACCGGAATTCTGGCGGGAGGCTCCGTTACAAAGGCCTGTAGTGGAACAGAGATTCTGGTTGATGGATGACCAGTCGGTGGTTACCAGTGGCTACAAAACGCAGGAATGGGCAAGGGAACCTTATAATTGTTTTACGGTTTTTAGGGGACAGTTTGATCAATGGTTTGCCGGTAAATGCATTGAAGCGGGAGTCCTGGTGATTAATGAAACTGTGGTGGAAGCCTGTATCGTGGAAAATGAGCGGGTGGTAGGAATACGTACCGGCCGGCCGGAGGGTGAGCTTTATGCCAATGTAGTAGTATTGGCTGACGGTGTTAATTCCCTTTTGAGCAAGCAATTAGGCTTCCATGCGGAGTGGATGCCACAGCAAGTAGCCCTGGCAGTGATGGAAGAACTACAGTTACCTGCCGGTGTGATTGAAGAGCGGTTTAATCTCGACCCCGGACTGGGGGCTACCATTGAGATATATGGAAGCGCCACCTTAGGTCTGGTGGGGACTGCCTTTATTTATACCAACAAAGAACATATTTCTATTGGAGTAGGTGCTTTATTATCCCAAATCAGAGAAATGAAAGTGCGGCCCTATGAGCTTCTGGAAGCTTTAAAAAAACACCCCATGGTGGCTCCTCTTGTTAAAGGGGGAAAACCGGTGGAATACTACGCTCATTTAATTCCGGAAGGCGGTTATAACTCTATTCCCAAATTAGTGGGCAATGGTGTAGTAGTGGTGGGAGATGCCGCCCAACTTGTCAACGGCATTCACCGGGAAGGGAGTAATTTGGCTATGACTTCCGGCCGTTTGGCCGCAGAGGCTATTATCCAGGCGCATAATACCGGTGAGTTCACTGTCCGCGAGCTGTCTCATTATGAAGATAATTTGAGAAACAGCTTCGTTATTCAGGATTTAAAGAAGTATAAAAATATATCTCATTTACTGGAGACAAACCCCAGGTTTCTCAATGAATATATTCCGGCTACCAATATGGCCCTGCATGAAATGTTAACGGTGGATGGTGTCAGTAAACGCAAAAAGCAAAATTTAATCATTAAGCATATATTGAAAAACAGCAATTTGTACGCACTGGGCAAAGATATTTATAAAGTATGGAGGGCGGTGAAGTAA
- a CDS encoding ferredoxin family protein yields MKNKQEIKAKDLNINVNIDDKLYLNRWKPDNRSHLIIIDAAICENRCPGKDCTVFCPARVYEWREGRISVGYEGCLECGACRIACPNGNIWWSYPRGGYGVQFKLA; encoded by the coding sequence ATGAAAAATAAGCAAGAAATAAAAGCCAAGGATCTGAATATTAACGTAAATATAGACGATAAGTTGTATCTAAACCGCTGGAAGCCGGATAACCGGTCCCATCTAATAATTATTGATGCTGCGATTTGTGAAAACCGTTGTCCCGGTAAGGATTGTACCGTTTTTTGTCCGGCCAGGGTATATGAGTGGAGAGAAGGACGGATTTCCGTTGGTTATGAAGGATGCCTGGAATGTGGTGCCTGTAGAATTGCCTGTCCCAACGGAAATATTTGGTGGAGTTATCCCAGGGGAGGTTATGGAGTTCAATTTAAATTGGCCTAA
- a CDS encoding efflux RND transporter permease subunit, whose product MKLADISVDRPVAISMLIIALIVLGLFSLPRLAVDLYPDMELPYAVISTSYEGAAPAEVEQLITKPLESAVATTEGIKEVRSNSQNGFSLVIVIFNWGTNMDNATNDLREKIDYVRGMLPDDAGSPRVMKLDPNQAPIISFSITGAQGDVVKLKKIAEDDIQPKLERIGGVASVYISGGKTREIKVILDPAKIEAYGLSVNQVMQAISSDNVNGTAGVVDKGSTETSIRVVGEYKSIDQLKKIQVSLANGNYIALENLSTVEDSFKKESQFTFVDGKTSLGLNVMKATGGNTVQVAKQVMAEVEKLNKTLPDGVKITTIMDTSKFIKDSINNVVDHGLMGGIFAVFVLYLFLRNVRSTLVVVLAIPISIIATFSLMYFGGQTINMLSLGGLILGMGSLVDFSVVVLESIYRYRQSGFGIIEAAKQGTSEVVNAVTASALAQVVVFMPIVFVQGIAGILFKPMALTVSFSHIAALFAAITLVPMLSARLLKNVAPANEALPEGKTKSPVAIFGKFLYKLNERYGRVLGWSLKNRKKVVGLTAVLFIASIAATPLIGTEFMTTMDQGELTVNIDMPAGTKVEETSRVASDLEKLARHQVKEIERIFTTVGSGGELSFLGGSASDKASLQIKLIPLKERTITTEQAAEKLRQSMQNVPGADITVNLSDSSGGPSSTAVDIAIQGDDLTVLEQIGDLLVETVKGVEGTRNVTNSLTEASSEMRINVDREQAARYGLSASQILSAVSTSFDGKVVSSMRTGDDEVDVRMITPEDTNKSIANLNNLTIVSPTGARVPVSAVASVESHRVPTEITRTDQTREVRITADVTGRDVGSVNKDIQTAISKLALPDGYTVNYGGQAEDMAESFASLGMALILSVLLVFMVMSAQFESLFQPFIIMFSLPPTFIGAIFGLGITGNPISVTAMIGAIMLIGVVLNNAIVLVDYINVLRKKGHQRDEAILMAGPIRLRPILMTALTTVLALLPMAFGTGEGAEAQAPMAIVIAFGLTFSTVITLVLVPVVYTIFDDLGKKISGKFSRLRLPGFKTKQA is encoded by the coding sequence GTGAAATTAGCAGATATATCTGTTGATCGCCCCGTCGCCATTTCCATGTTAATCATTGCCCTGATTGTTCTTGGCCTTTTCTCTTTACCTCGCCTGGCGGTGGATCTCTATCCGGATATGGAACTGCCCTATGCTGTTATTTCAACCTCCTATGAAGGGGCGGCACCGGCTGAAGTAGAACAGTTAATCACCAAGCCCTTGGAATCAGCGGTGGCAACAACTGAAGGTATCAAGGAAGTACGCTCAAATTCACAAAACGGTTTCTCTTTGGTAATTGTCATATTTAACTGGGGCACCAATATGGACAATGCCACCAATGATTTGCGTGAAAAAATTGATTATGTTCGTGGAATGCTGCCTGATGATGCCGGTTCTCCCAGAGTCATGAAGTTAGATCCCAATCAGGCACCAATCATCTCATTCTCAATTACCGGTGCCCAAGGAGATGTCGTAAAGCTTAAGAAAATAGCCGAGGACGATATTCAGCCTAAGCTGGAACGGATAGGTGGTGTCGCTTCCGTATATATAAGTGGCGGTAAAACACGGGAAATTAAAGTTATCTTAGATCCAGCTAAAATAGAAGCCTACGGTTTAAGTGTTAACCAAGTTATGCAGGCCATCTCGTCTGATAACGTTAACGGTACTGCCGGTGTTGTGGACAAAGGCTCTACTGAAACTTCCATTCGAGTAGTTGGTGAATATAAAAGCATCGATCAGCTGAAGAAAATTCAGGTTAGTTTAGCTAACGGCAACTATATTGCTCTGGAAAATCTGTCCACCGTTGAAGATTCTTTCAAAAAAGAAAGTCAGTTTACCTTTGTAGACGGCAAAACCTCCCTGGGTCTGAATGTTATGAAAGCTACTGGGGGGAATACCGTTCAGGTGGCCAAACAGGTTATGGCGGAGGTAGAAAAATTAAATAAGACACTGCCCGATGGAGTCAAGATTACCACCATCATGGATACTTCCAAATTTATTAAGGACTCCATTAATAACGTTGTGGATCACGGCCTAATGGGTGGTATCTTTGCTGTATTTGTCCTATACCTGTTCCTGCGCAATGTCCGAAGTACCCTTGTGGTTGTGCTGGCTATTCCGATTTCTATCATTGCCACCTTCTCCTTAATGTACTTTGGTGGCCAAACCATCAACATGCTTTCTCTGGGCGGTCTAATCCTGGGTATGGGTTCCCTGGTAGACTTTTCAGTGGTAGTTTTGGAAAGCATCTATCGCTACCGGCAAAGTGGTTTTGGCATTATTGAAGCTGCCAAACAAGGTACCTCTGAAGTAGTCAATGCTGTTACTGCTTCCGCATTAGCTCAGGTAGTAGTATTCATGCCCATTGTATTCGTGCAGGGAATAGCTGGGATTTTATTTAAGCCTATGGCCTTAACCGTAAGTTTTTCCCACATTGCAGCACTTTTTGCCGCGATAACCCTGGTTCCGATGTTGTCTGCCCGGTTGCTTAAGAATGTTGCTCCTGCAAACGAAGCATTACCCGAGGGTAAAACTAAAAGTCCAGTGGCAATTTTTGGTAAGTTCTTATACAAATTGAATGAACGCTATGGTCGAGTTTTAGGATGGTCACTGAAAAACCGTAAAAAAGTTGTGGGACTAACTGCTGTTCTGTTCATTGCCAGCATTGCAGCCACACCTTTAATTGGAACTGAATTTATGACAACTATGGACCAAGGTGAACTTACGGTTAATATTGATATGCCTGCAGGTACTAAAGTGGAAGAAACCTCCCGGGTTGCCAGTGACCTTGAAAAATTGGCCCGTCATCAGGTAAAGGAAATTGAGCGTATTTTTACCACTGTTGGCAGTGGCGGCGAGCTCTCCTTTCTCGGAGGCAGTGCCAGTGATAAGGCCTCACTGCAAATAAAGCTTATACCCTTAAAAGAACGAACTATTACTACAGAGCAAGCTGCGGAAAAACTTCGCCAGAGCATGCAAAATGTCCCCGGTGCTGATATTACTGTAAATCTTTCAGATAGTTCCGGTGGTCCTTCCAGCACCGCGGTGGATATTGCCATCCAAGGTGATGATTTAACGGTCCTCGAACAAATCGGTGATTTGCTGGTGGAAACTGTTAAAGGTGTTGAGGGCACGAGAAACGTGACCAACTCCTTGACTGAAGCCAGTTCTGAAATGCGTATTAATGTTGACAGAGAGCAAGCTGCCCGCTATGGACTGTCAGCCAGTCAGATACTCTCGGCAGTCAGTACATCCTTTGACGGTAAAGTGGTGAGCAGTATGCGTACCGGTGATGATGAAGTGGATGTGCGTATGATTACTCCGGAAGATACGAATAAGAGTATTGCCAACCTGAATAACCTAACCATCGTCTCACCAACAGGCGCCAGGGTACCTGTTTCGGCGGTGGCCAGTGTCGAATCGCATCGTGTACCAACCGAAATTACACGTACTGACCAGACCCGGGAGGTTCGGATTACTGCGGATGTAACCGGCCGTGACGTAGGTAGTGTTAATAAGGATATCCAGACAGCAATCAGTAAACTTGCCTTACCGGATGGCTACACTGTTAATTACGGCGGACAGGCTGAAGATATGGCGGAATCCTTTGCAAGTTTGGGCATGGCCTTAATACTCTCAGTGTTACTCGTGTTTATGGTAATGTCTGCTCAATTTGAATCCTTATTCCAACCATTTATTATTATGTTTTCGTTACCGCCAACCTTTATTGGAGCGATTTTTGGTCTGGGTATTACGGGAAACCCCATCAGTGTAACAGCTATGATTGGTGCGATTATGCTGATAGGAGTTGTATTAAATAACGCTATTGTGCTGGTGGACTACATTAACGTTCTGCGCAAAAAGGGGCATCAGCGTGATGAAGCAATTTTAATGGCCGGACCGATCAGACTGCGTCCAATTTTGATGACTGCTTTAACTACCGTGCTGGCTCTGCTGCCTATGGCCTTTGGTACCGGTGAAGGTGCCGAAGCTCAGGCCCCAATGGCTATTGTAATTGCCTTTGGTTTAACCTTTTCAACGGTCATTACACTGGTACTGGTACCCGTAGTTTATACCATATTTGACGACTTGGGTAAGAAAATATCCGGTAAATTTAGCAGATTACGTTTGCCAGGATTTAAAACAAAACAAGCTTAA
- a CDS encoding efflux RND transporter periplasmic adaptor subunit, with amino-acid sequence MKRVISLAAVLLLVTFIASGCGQKEKVSQEEKLVPVETLKISSTALTPTLNTTGEIIAGADVNVMPKVTGRVQQVMVKVGDTVHKGQTLLQLEENDAKNSLDQAGAGLDLAQANLERAQQALKDAQVNFERNKSLYEAQAISKSQYEQAESGLVTAQSNLNVSQAQLKQAQATLNSAQDNHNNFTLTSPIDGVVAAVNVDSGEITSPQASPITVVQINSTKVKVNVSENVVDSIKVGSKVPVTINAINKTINGNVLSVAPKADPATRAFTVEIQLPNDKGEIKPGMVAKLNLSTGSSAAVLALPLDAVLEKDGQYTVFIVENGKAKEVSVKVGITSGELIEIKSGVKEGQTVVVTGNRLVANGQKVKVVKEIGGAAK; translated from the coding sequence TTGAAACGTGTAATAAGCCTGGCGGCAGTTCTTCTATTGGTTACTTTTATTGCCAGTGGATGTGGACAAAAAGAAAAGGTTTCCCAAGAAGAAAAATTAGTTCCGGTTGAAACTTTGAAAATCTCCAGTACTGCCTTAACTCCGACATTAAATACCACCGGTGAAATTATTGCCGGAGCGGATGTAAACGTAATGCCTAAAGTAACCGGACGTGTGCAGCAGGTAATGGTTAAGGTAGGAGACACGGTACATAAAGGACAAACCTTGTTGCAACTGGAGGAAAATGATGCAAAGAATTCCTTGGACCAGGCAGGAGCAGGCCTTGACCTTGCTCAGGCTAACCTTGAAAGAGCTCAACAGGCACTAAAGGATGCTCAGGTAAACTTTGAAAGAAACAAGTCTTTGTATGAAGCTCAAGCTATTTCTAAATCTCAATATGAGCAGGCCGAAAGTGGTCTGGTTACTGCCCAGAGTAATCTAAATGTTTCGCAGGCCCAACTAAAACAAGCCCAGGCAACACTGAATTCCGCTCAAGATAACCATAATAATTTTACTCTTACTTCTCCTATTGATGGCGTAGTGGCGGCTGTCAATGTTGATTCCGGCGAAATAACAAGTCCCCAAGCCTCCCCCATCACCGTTGTGCAGATAAATTCTACCAAGGTGAAAGTCAATGTATCTGAAAACGTGGTGGACTCTATTAAGGTAGGTTCTAAGGTTCCGGTAACCATTAATGCTATTAATAAAACTATTAATGGAAACGTGCTCTCGGTGGCCCCCAAAGCAGACCCGGCAACACGTGCTTTTACTGTGGAAATACAACTTCCCAATGATAAAGGTGAGATTAAACCAGGTATGGTTGCTAAATTAAACTTATCCACCGGTAGTTCTGCAGCAGTTCTGGCATTACCTCTTGATGCTGTGCTGGAAAAGGATGGTCAGTATACTGTGTTTATTGTAGAAAACGGTAAGGCTAAGGAGGTTTCTGTCAAGGTTGGTATCACCTCAGGGGAATTAATAGAAATTAAATCCGGCGTAAAAGAGGGACAAACCGTTGTGGTAACTGGTAACAGATTGGTGGCTAACGGGCAGAAGGTGAAAGTGGTTAAAGAAATAGGGGGTGCGGCTAAGTGA
- a CDS encoding TetR/AcrR family transcriptional regulator, producing the protein MSKESKKDLIANTALTCFISSGYGGTSVDEIVRTSGVSKGGIYWHFKSKEDIFLYLVERWINDGINEYISSLMPSDSAAEKLTKYIEHYLNNIDTPVTALILEFVLQAKDLEIMEKLHNFSSKSLSVLGEIIETAIKKGEFCPLEPTTTTQVFFYMIDGIGHQLLIHKDKKLLEKTLRSGLAIFLKGVL; encoded by the coding sequence TTGAGCAAAGAATCAAAAAAAGATTTAATAGCAAATACAGCCTTAACCTGCTTTATATCTTCCGGTTATGGAGGTACCTCTGTAGATGAAATTGTGCGTACTTCGGGGGTCAGTAAAGGTGGTATCTATTGGCACTTTAAAAGTAAAGAAGATATTTTCCTTTATCTAGTGGAGCGGTGGATTAATGATGGGATTAATGAATACATATCCTCACTAATGCCTTCTGATTCGGCTGCTGAAAAACTAACGAAATATATTGAACATTATCTTAATAATATTGATACTCCAGTCACCGCACTAATCCTGGAATTCGTTCTTCAGGCAAAAGATTTAGAGATCATGGAAAAATTACATAATTTCTCTTCGAAATCTCTTAGTGTTCTTGGAGAAATTATTGAAACTGCAATTAAAAAAGGAGAGTTTTGTCCACTCGAACCAACAACTACCACCCAAGTATTCTTTTACATGATTGATGGTATTGGACATCAGTTACTGATTCACAAGGATAAAAAGTTACTTGAAAAGACCTTAAGAAGTGGACTGGCCATTTTTTTAAAGGGTGTTTTATAA